The nucleotide window GATCGTCGGCAGCGCGGAACTGGGACCGCTGGGCGGTGGGGCACGTGCGGTGACGCTGACGAATCCGGCGCAATTCCTGCGGGAGGCGGGGCTGGCGTCGGCGCATGCGGCGCGGGTGAGCAATCCGGCGCTCGCGCATGTGCTGCGGGTGGAGAACGATATCGTGAAGGCGGCGGATGGCCTGCGTCCTCGCCAGGGCCAGTACACGTTACGCACGCCCATGCCGGCAGGGGCGTTCGGCAACGTAGTGAAGACGGCGTTGCAGGTCGTGGCTGCCGCTGACTCACCGTCAGGCATGCCACAGCCGGGGCGCGGGGTGGCCGTGCTCAGGTTGACGCTCAACGGATTCGACACGCACCAGAATCAACCGGGGCAGCAGGCGAATCTGTTGCGTCAGTTGTCGCAGGGGATGATGGCGTTGCGCTCGGGGCTGACGGAGCTCAATCGTTGGCAATCGACGTTGATCGTGACGTATGCCGAGTTCGGGCGTCGGCCGCGCGAGAACCAGAGCAACGGCACGGATCACGGCACGGTGGCGCCGCACTTCATTGCGGGCGGTCGTGTTCGTGGCGGTCTGTACGGTGAAGCGCCGCGACTGGATCGACTCGACGGCAACGGCAATTTGCCGTTCGCCGTCGATTTCCGCGATGTGTACGCGACGGTATTGCAGCGCTGGTGGGGGGTGAATCCGCGGCCGGTGCTGGGTGGCGTGTTCAGGCCGCTGGATGTGTTTCGGACCTGAGTGACGTGCGCGCCTGGAGGGTTCAGCGTGCGCGCCAGGCGCGCCAGAATTTGCGCAGGGGCGTGAGGTCGATGCGCTGGTGCAGGACTTGATAGTCGCTGGCGGCGACTTCATCCATGAGGGCCAACTGCAGGGATGCGAGTGCCAGCAGGGGCTTTTGCTTGCGGCGATCCGTTTGAGGAATGGCGCGGGCGGCGTTGGCGATCGCCTGGCTGGCGCGTTCATGCTGGAACTTCATCAGTTCGACGAACGCGGGCGAGTACTTGCCGTTTTGCAGGTCGGCGGCGGTAACGCCGAAGCGCTGTAGTTCGTCGATGGGGAAGTAGACGTAGCCGGCACGGGCGTCGACACCTGCGTCGGTCACGCGTCGGCCGAGCGTGATGGCGTGGCCGAGTGCGCGGGCGAGGGCGGGGGTGCTGTCGTTGTCGAAACCGTAGATGTGCGACGCGAGTTCTGCGGGGGCGCCGCCTGCGGCATCGCAATAGTGCGACAGGCCGGCGAAGTCGAGGTAGCGCATCTGCGAGAGGTCCATTTCGGCGCCATGCAAGACGGCCTCGAACTGGGCGCGGTTGAGTCTTGCGTTGTCGATGACGGGGGCGAGTGCGCGTGCGACCGGGTGGGCGGGGGCGCCGGAGAAGAGGCGAGCGAGCTCCTGGCGCCACCAGTCGAGCTTCGCGTGGGCGACGCCGGGGTCGTGCACGGCGGCATGAATGTCGGCGATTTCCTGGCAGAAGGCGTGGACGGCGTAGGCGGCATCGCGCTTGGACGGCGGGAGCTGAAGGAGCGCGTAGTAGAGCGCGGAGCCTGGCGGGCCGGCTTTCTGTCGGCAGTAATCGTTGGCCTGAGCGGGGCTGGCTGGGGTGCCGGTGCTTTGGTTGGCGTTCTCGGCGTTGTCGTGGGGTTGCATGCGAATGGGGTATCGGTTTGGTCAGGTGCCCGGATGCCGGTGCGCGGGCGCGCAGTCGGGGCAACTGCCATGAATTGGTGCGAATTTTAGCATTGCGCGACGAGAAGACGGGCCGCGTGCGCGGGCAGGCCTGGGGCGCGCGGGGAATTTGCCGCTGAAAATCACTTCATGTAGAATGCTCGCCTGCTTTGACGCGTGCAACGGGGGCGACAAGTCGCCCCTTTTCATGTCCGACAGGATGCACGACGTCAACCCGATGCCGGGATGCCGTACCTTACCCAGGTCACGACACCCACGGGCTGCGAGGATGGCGAAATTGGTAGACGCACCAGGTTTAGGTCCTGACGCCCGCAAGGGTGTAGGGGTTCGAGTCCCCTTCCTCGCACCAACTCCCCGATTTGGCATCGGTTTCGTAGGTCTTACTTCTTCCCGAAATACCTCGCAAACGCTCGCCGACCTAGCCTAGAGCACTCCTTCCCACAAGCGTCGCTGATCGCCTGCGGGGTCTTCCTCAACGCGGTTATCACCTGCGGCCAGAAGCATGGTCGGGCGCTGCGTCAGTTGGAAGCGTGGCCAGGACGGCAGTGCGCTGTGCGAGGGCCGGCCTTCGCGCATGAAGGCGATCCAGGTTTCGTGAACCACACTGGCGAACGCATCCAGTGCGGGCGTTTCGCGATACAGCATGGAAAGAAAGGGCTCGCGGAAGTTCTTCCAGACCATCGGCAACTCCGACGCATGCACGGCAAAGCCCCGGAAAGGGGCCTCCACTGATGCCTGATCGTAGCGGTACATGTAGCTCTCGCCACCATTGCGGGCATGCGCCTCGGCCAATCTCAGCATGGGCACCCAGTATTCCTCGGCGCTCAGCAGGTCGATACGTCGCAGAAACGCGTGCTGGTCAGGGAAGGCGTCGCGATAGCGCTGGGCCATGCGCTCGATGGTGGGCACATCGAGCTGCGCCATCTCGCGAGCCGCGATGGGCGCAGTGGCGGCCTCGCCTTTGCGATAGGCAGCCAGCAATTCGGGACGGAAGAAGATCAGCGATTCATTGCGGTTGCTGCCGACGAGCAGGCGCAAGTGGCTCGCGTGCCCTTGTTCCAGACTCAATTGCGGCGAGCGCGGCACGAAGTCGCCATCGATGACCGTGCGGAATGCGAAGTTGCGCGGATAGGCGGCAGCCGTGGCGATCTGCGCCTTGATCAACTGATCCGCCGGCAGGCTGAGCAGGCGCGCGCGAAGTGCCTCGCCGCGGCCATTCGGCTGTACCTGTTCGGCGAAGAGATGCGCCACCTTGTACGCCTCGTCCAGCGAATGCGTGGTGAGGGCGCCGCCACTCTCGATGATTGCCTGCTGGAACATACCGCGTGCCGCCGGCAGCGTCAGCAGCGTGGAGACATTCTTCCCTCCGGCCGATTCGCCCCCCAGCGTGACGCGCTTGGGATCGCCCCCGAACGCCTGGATATTCCGCTGGACCCATTGCAGCCCCATCACCTGATCGCGCAGGGCATTGTTGCCGGAGCCGCGATAGGACTCGCCCAAAAGGTCGCCAAGTTCGAGGAAGCCAAGCGCACCGACGCGATACCCGATGGTCACGCACACGACGCCATTGCGCGCGAACTGCGTGCCGTCGTAGATGGGCTGGCTGGTGGCGCCGAACATGTTGCTGCCGCCATAGATCCAGACGAACACAGGATGCGGGCCCGGTGTGTCCGGCGCCCACACGTTCAGGTAAAGACAATCTTCGCCCTGTCGCGCATCACCGAGGAAATTACGGCCGGTGCCGGCCTGGATGCGCACCGGCTGCATCGGCGCAGGACCGAAGGAGGACGCATTTTGCGGCTGGGTGAATCCGGGATGCGGCTGCGGTGGGCGAAAACGCAGTTCGCCCACCGGCGGCAGCACAAACGGAATGCCCTTGAACACGCGCACCTGATCTTCCACCGCACCACGCACCGGACCCGCCGGCGCGTCAATCGTGATGGCCCGACGCAACGGCTGCGGCTCGCGTGTCGACCGGGCCTGTGTGAGCAACGGTGCCAAGCTCCCCGCTGCTGCCAAACTCGCGCCTTGGGCGATGAATCGTCGACGTCCTGTCTGCATGCTTCATTCTTCCGGCGGATTGATGGATTTGTGTGATCCGGGCGCCAAGGTCGCTGGCACGTCCGTGGCGGCCGCCGCACTGGTGACGAATAACGTCTATTCGCGTCGCAGAACCATGCGGGCCACGGGCAAGGAACCTGCCAGGCCGTGTTACAGAAAGGCAGGGATGGCATCGGCCAGGAACTGAATGCCCTTGTAAATCTGGTACGTGCCGTAGGTGGCGCCGGCCACGAGGGCTCCCTTGCCTGCCGCGACAATATAAGGAATAGCGGGGATGAACATCATTTTGGCCTCCGGTCGTCAGCGCATTCGTGCCCGGAAATTGGTGTTGCCCGAGCGGTGACGCCAGAGTATCAACGCGAGCCATCGCGGTCACCTGTGATAAATCGCAGCGACGTCCGCGCCGCGTCCCCCAGTGCGACTGCGCCGCGGACGCGGGGTGATTACCCATCCGACGTGCCGATCAGACGCGCCTCGAAATGCCTTCCCAAAGTCAGGTGAAGATCTCCATACGACGATGCCACGCTGTAGCGTCGAGCCCCCGCGTTAATCGGCGTCGCTTGCATCGCGCCCGTCGGCGCGCGGGAGGTTCCACTGGTACCGCAGCGACAGGTAACGAAGTGCGAAGCACGCCGCAAGCGCGAACCAGGTCCTGCCGCTCGACATCCATCCCATCCGTTCGCCGACAACCTCGATGCCCGCGCCGACAAGTGCCGCGGACGCATAGATCTCGCGCTGCAGTATGACGGGGACACGATTGAGAAGCACGTCGCGCGCCACGCCGCCGCCAACCGCGGTGGCAACGCCCAGCAGCACCGCCACCTCGGCGTTGTGGCCATAAATCATGGCCTTCTGCGCACCCGTTACGGCAAACAGCCCCAGTCCGATGGAGTCGAACAGGATCACCGGGTGGGCAAGGCGCACCACCAACGGGTTCGCCGCGATCGCCATGAATGCCGCAGCCATCGAAACCGCAAGGTAGCGCCAGTCTGTCAACCCGGCCGGCGGCACGGCGCCGATGCACAGGTCGCGCAGAACGCCACCGCCGCACGCGACCGTAAACGAGATGACCATCACACCGAACCAGTCGAGGCCGCGGCCTCGGGCCGCGACCGCACCGCTGATCGCAAACGCGAACGTGCCCGCCAGGTCGAGCGTTGTGAACAGGCGATGGTCGTTCAGGCCGGCTAGCGCCAATTCATGAACGTTCATGGACTCTATTCAGACGGCGACATCGGGTGGACATAGCCAGGCAGCGGCGGCAGTCAGCATGGCTTGCAAGCCCGTCTCAAGCGTGGGATGAATCTGCGGCGCGAACTTCGGCGAGTGATTGCTGGGAATTTTGTTGACGGCCTTTTCCCGCTGCGCCGTGGCAAACACCGCGGGGTCGGTGCCGCCGACGAACCAAAACACGTACGGCACACGCCAGGTACGTCCGAAGACGCTGAAATCCTCGCTGGCCGACGCTGGGCCTGGCGCCAGCGTAGCGTTCTCGCCAAATTGCCGATTGAATGCCTGTGCCACCCGTTCCGTCGCGACGCGGTCGTTTTCGGTCAGCGGATAGCTGTTGATGGTGGTGAACTCCGGGGGGCGCTCGGCACCGGAGGCATCGCACTCCGCACAGCAAATACGACGGATGGACTTGAGCATGTAGTCGCGCGTATCTTCGCTGAACGTGCGCATGTTCAGCTTGATGGTGGCATCGTCGGGAATGATGTTTTCCTTGGTGCCGGCCTGCAGGGAGCCGATCGTGAGCACGGCCGGCTCGTTCGGCGCGATCTCGCGAGACACGATGGTCTGGAGCCGCAGCGTGGTCGCCGCAGCCATGATCACGGGATCGATCGAGGTCTGCGGCTGTGAACCATGCGAGCCGCGCCCGAAGAGCTTGATCTTCAGGCTGTCGCCGGCGGACAGCGTGACACCAGGACGGTAATTGACGGTGCCGGCGGGCCCGACCATCACATGCTGTCCGAGAATAATGTCGGGCTTCGGAAAGCGACCCTCGCCCCAGTCCCGCACCATGGCATGCGCGCCCTCGGCGGTCTCCTCGCCGGGCTGGAACACGATCATGAGCGTGCCCCGCCAGGCGGCGCGATTCGTGGACAGGACACGCGCCGCGCCGATCATCCACGTGACGTGCATGTCGTGGCCGCACGAGTGCGCCACCCCGACCTCGACGCCGTCCGCATCGCGCGCTGTGACGCTGCTGGCATAGGCCAGCCCCGTGTTCTCTGCCATGGGCAATGCATCCATGTCCGCACGCAACATCACGGTCGGACCGTCGCCGTTCTTCATGACACACACCACGCCGGTCACGCCAACCTCGCGTGTTACCTCGTAGCCAAGGTCCTGCATCGTGTCGGCAACGATTTTCGCTGTACGGACTTCCTGCATCGACAACTCGGGATGCTGGTGAAGGTCCTTGTAGAGCGCTTCCAGATCGGCCATCAGGGCGGGTGCGGCGGAGCCGAGCGCTTGGGTGAGGGCATTCATGGTAGCTCCAGAGAGGGCCGAATCACGTTGGGCGAGATAGGACGAAACGCTCGCGAGGCGATGGTCGCCGCAGC belongs to Pandoraea pnomenusa and includes:
- a CDS encoding DUF1501 domain-containing protein, whose product is MRRRDFLTFAGGLGAAWLAPWPAHAAARDLSGMMPGGRVGAVGAVGAGGDYGNLLILIELKGGNDGLNTVIPYADPLYASLRPNIGVKRDQVVQLDAHSGLHPELRALLPMWQAKELAVVQGVGYPEPNLSHFRSIEIWNTASRADEYLRDGWLSRAFAERPVPAGFDADGVIVGSAELGPLGGGARAVTLTNPAQFLREAGLASAHAARVSNPALAHVLRVENDIVKAADGLRPRQGQYTLRTPMPAGAFGNVVKTALQVVAAADSPSGMPQPGRGVAVLRLTLNGFDTHQNQPGQQANLLRQLSQGMMALRSGLTELNRWQSTLIVTYAEFGRRPRENQSNGTDHGTVAPHFIAGGRVRGGLYGEAPRLDRLDGNGNLPFAVDFRDVYATVLQRWWGVNPRPVLGGVFRPLDVFRT
- the hpnD gene encoding presqualene diphosphate synthase HpnD translates to MQPHDNAENANQSTGTPASPAQANDYCRQKAGPPGSALYYALLQLPPSKRDAAYAVHAFCQEIADIHAAVHDPGVAHAKLDWWRQELARLFSGAPAHPVARALAPVIDNARLNRAQFEAVLHGAEMDLSQMRYLDFAGLSHYCDAAGGAPAELASHIYGFDNDSTPALARALGHAITLGRRVTDAGVDARAGYVYFPIDELQRFGVTAADLQNGKYSPAFVELMKFQHERASQAIANAARAIPQTDRRKQKPLLALASLQLALMDEVAASDYQVLHQRIDLTPLRKFWRAWRAR
- a CDS encoding carboxylesterase/lipase family protein, giving the protein MAPLLTQARSTREPQPLRRAITIDAPAGPVRGAVEDQVRVFKGIPFVLPPVGELRFRPPQPHPGFTQPQNASSFGPAPMQPVRIQAGTGRNFLGDARQGEDCLYLNVWAPDTPGPHPVFVWIYGGSNMFGATSQPIYDGTQFARNGVVCVTIGYRVGALGFLELGDLLGESYRGSGNNALRDQVMGLQWVQRNIQAFGGDPKRVTLGGESAGGKNVSTLLTLPAARGMFQQAIIESGGALTTHSLDEAYKVAHLFAEQVQPNGRGEALRARLLSLPADQLIKAQIATAAAYPRNFAFRTVIDGDFVPRSPQLSLEQGHASHLRLLVGSNRNESLIFFRPELLAAYRKGEAATAPIAAREMAQLDVPTIERMAQRYRDAFPDQHAFLRRIDLLSAEEYWVPMLRLAEAHARNGGESYMYRYDQASVEAPFRGFAVHASELPMVWKNFREPFLSMLYRETPALDAFASVVHETWIAFMREGRPSHSALPSWPRFQLTQRPTMLLAAGDNRVEEDPAGDQRRLWEGVL
- a CDS encoding trimeric intracellular cation channel family protein, whose protein sequence is MNDHRLFTTLDLAGTFAFAISGAVAARGRGLDWFGVMVISFTVACGGGVLRDLCIGAVPPAGLTDWRYLAVSMAAAFMAIAANPLVVRLAHPVILFDSIGLGLFAVTGAQKAMIYGHNAEVAVLLGVATAVGGGVARDVLLNRVPVILQREIYASAALVGAGIEVVGERMGWMSSGRTWFALAACFALRYLSLRYQWNLPRADGRDASDAD
- a CDS encoding M20 family metallopeptidase, with product MNALTQALGSAAPALMADLEALYKDLHQHPELSMQEVRTAKIVADTMQDLGYEVTREVGVTGVVCVMKNGDGPTVMLRADMDALPMAENTGLAYASSVTARDADGVEVGVAHSCGHDMHVTWMIGAARVLSTNRAAWRGTLMIVFQPGEETAEGAHAMVRDWGEGRFPKPDIILGQHVMVGPAGTVNYRPGVTLSAGDSLKIKLFGRGSHGSQPQTSIDPVIMAAATTLRLQTIVSREIAPNEPAVLTIGSLQAGTKENIIPDDATIKLNMRTFSEDTRDYMLKSIRRICCAECDASGAERPPEFTTINSYPLTENDRVATERVAQAFNRQFGENATLAPGPASASEDFSVFGRTWRVPYVFWFVGGTDPAVFATAQREKAVNKIPSNHSPKFAPQIHPTLETGLQAMLTAAAAWLCPPDVAV